One stretch of Paraburkholderia fungorum DNA includes these proteins:
- a CDS encoding extracellular solute-binding protein, which produces MRHVKFRLSRAVPSVAIALCALGAVSMPAQAKPSISQYDQPKYPANFTHFDYANPDAPANGALTFQNYNDLQTYDSLNPFLVRGAPAPDILNLMFDTLMQRSWDELASEYPLIANDVDVADDLTSATFHINPAARFSNGDPITAADVKYSFDTLTSAQASPLFNAQFAVIKSATVVDKSTIRFDFKHAERDAPLIAGDLPVFSPKWGMQENGKRLPFDQIATAPPISSGPYLIEDRKNDKQISYRRNPDYWAANLPSRRGMYHFERITFKLYRDQYTKLEAFKAGNDDIDVEYSATQWARKYIGKNFDNGLLKKGDFADGPAQMQGFLINMRKPMFQDVRVRHALSLAFDYDWMNRMMFYGQYRRTQSYFDASPFAATGMPSTKELALLNPWRGSIPSEAFGPMLKQPTTIAPDSLRGNLREARDLLAQAGWHYRDGALRDANGTPMTIEVMDDQPGMDRLILPYMQALGTLGIQAHMRELDSALYQKRLDNFEYDMTTYIYSPVTIPGAELTRRFGSAAASQVGSENYPGIRSKAVDSLIHSALAADNLDDLEAATRALDRVMINSYYLVPQYYAPGARIGYKSTLAHPSTVPVSYQYEDWVIDYWYAKQPPAQTASSSTTTAH; this is translated from the coding sequence ATGAGACATGTGAAGTTCCGGTTGTCGCGCGCCGTGCCGTCTGTGGCGATAGCGTTGTGTGCGCTCGGCGCTGTCTCGATGCCCGCGCAGGCGAAGCCGTCGATCTCACAGTACGACCAGCCGAAGTACCCCGCGAATTTCACGCATTTCGATTACGCGAATCCGGATGCCCCCGCGAACGGTGCGCTGACGTTCCAGAACTACAACGACCTGCAAACTTACGATTCGCTGAATCCATTTCTCGTGCGGGGTGCACCTGCCCCGGATATTCTGAATCTGATGTTCGATACGCTCATGCAGCGTAGCTGGGACGAACTGGCCTCTGAATATCCATTGATTGCGAACGATGTAGACGTTGCTGACGATCTGACTTCGGCGACATTTCACATCAATCCTGCCGCGCGCTTTTCGAACGGTGATCCGATTACCGCCGCCGACGTAAAGTACTCATTCGACACGCTGACGAGCGCACAGGCATCGCCGCTATTCAACGCGCAATTCGCGGTGATCAAGAGCGCGACGGTGGTCGATAAAAGCACTATCCGCTTCGATTTCAAACATGCAGAGCGTGACGCGCCTCTCATTGCCGGTGACCTGCCGGTCTTCTCTCCGAAATGGGGCATGCAGGAAAACGGCAAGCGTCTTCCTTTCGATCAGATAGCGACGGCGCCGCCCATCAGCAGCGGCCCGTATCTGATAGAAGATCGCAAGAACGACAAGCAGATTTCTTACCGCCGCAACCCGGACTATTGGGCGGCTAATCTGCCGTCGCGGCGTGGCATGTACCACTTCGAGCGCATTACGTTCAAGCTCTATCGCGACCAGTACACGAAACTCGAAGCGTTCAAGGCTGGCAACGATGACATCGACGTGGAATATAGCGCGACTCAATGGGCACGCAAATATATCGGCAAGAACTTCGATAACGGCTTGTTGAAGAAAGGCGATTTCGCGGATGGTCCCGCGCAGATGCAGGGCTTTCTGATCAACATGCGCAAGCCGATGTTCCAGGACGTGCGCGTGCGTCACGCACTGAGCCTCGCCTTCGATTACGACTGGATGAACCGCATGATGTTCTACGGTCAATATCGGCGCACGCAAAGCTATTTCGACGCGAGTCCGTTCGCAGCGACCGGTATGCCCAGTACCAAAGAGTTGGCATTGCTCAATCCCTGGCGGGGCAGCATCCCGTCCGAAGCTTTCGGCCCGATGCTGAAGCAGCCCACCACGATCGCTCCCGATTCATTGCGCGGCAATTTGCGGGAAGCGCGTGATCTGCTCGCGCAAGCCGGTTGGCACTATCGCGACGGCGCATTGCGCGACGCGAACGGCACGCCGATGACTATCGAGGTGATGGATGACCAGCCTGGCATGGATCGCCTGATTCTGCCGTACATGCAGGCACTCGGCACGCTCGGCATTCAGGCGCATATGCGTGAACTCGACAGCGCGCTTTACCAGAAGCGGCTCGACAACTTCGAATACGACATGACCACCTATATTTACTCGCCCGTCACGATTCCGGGTGCGGAGTTGACACGCCGTTTCGGTAGCGCGGCGGCGTCGCAGGTCGGCTCGGAGAACTATCCTGGCATTCGTTCGAAGGCCGTGGATTCGCTGATTCATTCCGCGCTTGCTGCCGACAACCTCGACGATCTGGAAGCCGCGACCCGCGCGCTGGATCGCGTGATGATCAACTCGTACTATCTCGTTCCCCAATACTACGCACCCGGTGCGCGGATCGGCTACAAGTCGACACTCGCTCATCCGTCCACTGTGCCCGTGTCGTATCAATACGAGGACTGGGTAATCGACTACTGGTACGCGAAGCAGCCGCCCGCGCAAACCGCATCCTCTTCCACGACTACGGCCCACTGA
- a CDS encoding microcin C ABC transporter permease YejB produces MLAYILRRLLLMVPTLLGVVTLTFVVTQFVPGGPVEQVMTQLRHGTGRGGEAGAGGGGYHGSQGVDPQQLEQIKKQFGFDKPPLERYFLMLRRYATFDLGQSYYQHDSVWAVIRSKLPVSITLGLWTVLLTYLVSVPLGIAKAVRNGSRFDTLTSVLVLAGYAIPGFVLGVLLLMLFGGGTFWQVFPMRGLTSDNFSDLSTFGKLLDYLWHIVLPVTASVVGNFAIVTILTKNTFLEEIGRQYVLTARAKGSPERDVLWKHVLRNAAIPLLTGLPAAFVGAFLNGNLLIETLFSLDGMGQLSYDSVIRRDYPVVLGSLFLFTLIALVTKLIADVCYVLVDPRIQFNRLDR; encoded by the coding sequence ATGCTCGCCTACATTCTCAGACGATTGCTCCTGATGGTGCCGACACTGCTCGGCGTGGTGACGCTCACCTTTGTCGTTACGCAGTTCGTGCCGGGTGGGCCGGTCGAACAGGTGATGACGCAACTCCGCCACGGCACTGGCCGTGGTGGAGAGGCAGGGGCGGGCGGTGGTGGCTATCACGGCAGCCAGGGTGTCGATCCGCAGCAACTCGAACAGATCAAGAAACAGTTCGGCTTCGATAAACCGCCGCTAGAACGCTATTTTCTGATGCTCCGGCGTTACGCGACATTCGATCTCGGCCAGTCGTACTACCAGCATGACAGCGTATGGGCGGTGATTCGCTCGAAGCTGCCGGTGTCGATCACGTTGGGACTGTGGACGGTATTGCTGACCTATCTGGTGTCGGTGCCTTTAGGTATTGCTAAAGCGGTACGCAATGGCTCACGTTTCGATACGCTCACCAGTGTTCTGGTACTCGCGGGTTATGCGATTCCAGGCTTCGTACTCGGCGTTTTGTTGCTGATGCTGTTCGGCGGCGGCACCTTCTGGCAGGTGTTTCCCATGCGCGGTCTCACGTCGGATAACTTCAGCGACCTCAGTACTTTCGGGAAGCTACTCGACTATCTGTGGCATATCGTCTTGCCGGTGACTGCTTCGGTGGTGGGCAACTTCGCGATCGTCACGATCCTCACCAAGAATACTTTTCTCGAAGAAATCGGCCGGCAGTATGTATTGACAGCGCGCGCGAAAGGTTCGCCGGAGCGTGACGTGTTGTGGAAGCACGTATTGCGCAATGCGGCGATTCCCTTGCTGACCGGTTTGCCCGCGGCCTTCGTCGGCGCGTTTCTGAACGGCAATCTGCTGATCGAAACACTGTTCTCCCTCGACGGCATGGGCCAGCTTTCGTACGACTCGGTGATTCGCCGTGATTATCCCGTTGTGCTCGGCTCGCTGTTTCTGTTCACGCTGATCGCCCTCGTAACCAAACTCATTGCTGACGTCTGCTATGTCCTCGTCGACCCCCGCATCCAATTCAACCGCCTGGACCGCTGA
- a CDS encoding helix-turn-helix domain-containing protein, producing MVLPLDNKAHIAVAIGSKIRALRQRLKRTLDEVATTAGISKPFLSQVERGHATPSITSLVGIARALGVTVQYFVDTPTEDKSVRRASELKYFGFDGTANRFGRLTNLSVGSKLEVILVRMPVGQNPSEVTTHAGEEFLYVMSGQISLTLEGTTFVLQAGDTAHYESTVPHAWSNTAGEEAVLVWVGTPRLF from the coding sequence ATGGTTTTGCCACTCGATAACAAGGCACACATTGCAGTCGCTATAGGAAGCAAGATTCGCGCGCTTCGCCAACGGCTCAAGCGAACGCTGGATGAAGTGGCAACGACTGCGGGGATTTCCAAACCCTTTCTGTCGCAGGTTGAACGGGGGCACGCAACACCTTCAATTACCTCACTGGTTGGTATTGCTCGCGCTTTAGGCGTTACGGTGCAGTACTTCGTCGACACACCGACCGAAGACAAATCGGTGCGCAGGGCGAGTGAGTTGAAGTACTTCGGATTCGACGGAACCGCTAATCGATTTGGGCGGCTCACGAATCTGTCGGTAGGCAGCAAGCTGGAAGTGATTCTCGTCAGGATGCCGGTGGGGCAGAACCCGTCGGAAGTCACGACGCATGCGGGTGAAGAGTTTCTGTATGTGATGAGCGGCCAGATATCGCTCACCCTGGAAGGTACGACGTTCGTATTGCAGGCAGGTGACACCGCGCATTACGAGTCCACCGTGCCGCACGCCTGGTCCAATACTGCCGGCGAAGAAGCAGTGCTTGTGTGGGTAGGTACTCCACGATTGTTCTAG
- a CDS encoding ExbD/TolR family protein, with protein sequence MAMSVGQDDNDEVISSINTTPLVDVMLVLLIIFLITIPVVTHTVPVQLPKETIQPLQTTPKSIVIAVNRDGDFFWDEKQVDAPTLLTRLKSVSVMTPQPEVHVRGDQSTRYEFIGRVITACERAGIAKVSFITEPPARGG encoded by the coding sequence ATGGCTATGAGCGTTGGGCAGGACGATAACGACGAGGTCATCTCCAGTATCAACACCACGCCGCTCGTCGATGTGATGCTGGTTCTGCTGATCATCTTTCTGATCACGATTCCGGTGGTCACGCACACGGTACCGGTGCAGTTGCCGAAGGAGACGATCCAGCCGTTGCAGACCACGCCGAAAAGCATCGTCATTGCGGTCAATCGCGACGGCGACTTCTTCTGGGACGAGAAACAGGTCGACGCGCCGACGCTGCTGACACGCCTGAAAAGCGTGTCGGTCATGACGCCGCAACCGGAAGTCCACGTGCGCGGCGATCAAAGCACGCGCTATGAATTTATCGGCCGGGTCATTACCGCGTGCGAGCGCGCCGGTATCGCGAAGGTTTCGTTTATCACCGAGCCGCCCGCACGCGGCGGCTAA
- a CDS encoding MotA/TolQ/ExbB proton channel family protein, protein MKKRTLAALAASMLIAVTTVDFVAPQTAHAQASDATASAAAPATAAPQTAGSAADEAAPPPMPATSETVSNPYGLGALWKNGDFVARFVLILLVIMSMGSWYIMITKFLEQFRANRRAKSADEQLWSAPSLVEGAKLLDEASPFRFIAETAIEAGEHHDEALLEAVDRNTWIDTSVERAITNVSNRLQDGLAFLGTVGSTAPFVGLFGTVWGIYHALTAIGIAGQASIDKVAGPVGEALIMTAIGLAVAVPAVLGYNFLVRRNKSVMERVRAFGAQLHTVLLAGSRRSKRASTREASLAQ, encoded by the coding sequence ATGAAGAAGCGTACTCTCGCCGCACTGGCGGCAAGCATGTTGATCGCCGTCACCACGGTGGACTTTGTCGCGCCGCAAACGGCGCATGCACAGGCTAGCGACGCGACCGCGTCGGCTGCCGCACCGGCTACGGCCGCGCCGCAAACAGCGGGCTCCGCCGCCGACGAAGCCGCGCCGCCGCCGATGCCGGCCACGTCCGAAACCGTCAGTAACCCGTACGGTCTCGGCGCACTCTGGAAGAACGGCGACTTCGTGGCGCGCTTCGTTCTGATCCTGCTCGTGATCATGTCGATGGGTAGCTGGTACATCATGATCACCAAGTTCCTCGAGCAATTCCGCGCCAATCGTCGTGCGAAGAGTGCTGACGAACAGTTGTGGAGCGCGCCGTCGCTGGTCGAGGGTGCGAAGCTGCTCGACGAAGCATCGCCGTTCCGCTTCATCGCCGAGACGGCTATCGAGGCAGGCGAGCATCACGACGAAGCGTTGCTCGAAGCAGTGGACCGTAATACCTGGATCGATACATCGGTCGAGCGCGCCATCACCAACGTTTCCAATCGTCTTCAAGACGGCCTGGCTTTTCTTGGTACGGTCGGTTCGACTGCGCCGTTTGTCGGCCTGTTCGGCACGGTGTGGGGTATTTATCACGCGCTGACGGCAATCGGTATTGCCGGCCAGGCATCGATCGACAAGGTCGCGGGTCCGGTCGGCGAAGCGCTGATCATGACCGCAATCGGCCTCGCGGTGGCGGTGCCCGCCGTGCTCGGCTACAACTTCCTGGTTCGTCGCAACAAGTCGGTGATGGAGCGTGTGCGTGCGTTCGGCGCACAACTGCATACGGTTCTGCTGGCCGGCAGCCGCCGCTCCAAACGTGCCTCGACTCGCGAAGCGTCGCTCGCACAATAA
- a CDS encoding tetratricopeptide repeat protein, producing the protein MQTIHRRFRRAVMAAALGSLSALAMLPSLSHAADTLRPDVAKPLNDAQNLYRAHNYKGALTKIDQAAAVPGKTPYESTVIEEMRGAAAAAAGDSAVAAQAYETLLSSGHLAGADEQRTEAALAGIYFQQKNYAQAAKTAQRYLKAGGNDPDMHTLLVQSYYLSNDCASVVSLLKPAVDAQVHAGRVPDESQLQLLGTCAQRVKDDATYRSTLEKLVAYHPKQSYWDDLFSAIRNKPGYASTLDIDTYRLRRATGSLTSADDYMEMTQLAIVAGITAEGKQVIDQGFTSGALGHDPQAEREKRLQALAAKRAQAPADPANPVAPVDVAFNEVFAGQAKQGLAGMEAAIAKGGLDHPDQAQLHLGEAYYLAGEKARAVQAFRAVKGTDGSADLARLWVLVASK; encoded by the coding sequence ATGCAAACGATCCATCGACGATTCCGTCGCGCCGTCATGGCGGCCGCTCTGGGCAGTCTTTCCGCACTCGCCATGCTGCCGTCGCTGTCGCATGCGGCAGACACACTGCGCCCGGACGTGGCGAAGCCGCTGAACGATGCACAGAACCTGTACCGCGCGCACAACTACAAGGGCGCGTTGACGAAGATCGATCAGGCTGCGGCCGTGCCAGGCAAGACGCCGTACGAGAGCACCGTGATCGAGGAGATGCGTGGTGCGGCTGCGGCGGCTGCCGGTGACTCCGCTGTCGCTGCTCAGGCCTACGAAACATTATTGAGTTCGGGGCATCTCGCGGGCGCGGACGAACAGCGCACTGAGGCGGCACTCGCGGGCATCTATTTCCAGCAGAAAAACTACGCGCAAGCCGCTAAAACAGCGCAGCGTTATCTGAAGGCGGGTGGCAACGATCCTGATATGCACACGTTGCTGGTTCAGTCTTACTACTTGTCGAACGATTGCGCGAGTGTGGTGAGCCTGCTCAAACCCGCCGTCGATGCACAAGTTCACGCCGGTCGTGTGCCCGACGAATCGCAACTGCAATTGCTCGGCACTTGCGCACAGCGCGTGAAGGACGACGCGACGTATCGCAGCACACTCGAAAAGCTGGTCGCGTATCACCCGAAGCAGTCTTACTGGGACGATCTATTCTCGGCCATCCGCAACAAGCCGGGCTATGCATCGACACTCGATATCGACACGTATCGTCTGCGTCGCGCCACCGGTTCGCTGACTTCCGCCGACGACTACATGGAGATGACGCAACTCGCTATCGTCGCGGGCATCACGGCTGAAGGCAAACAGGTGATCGATCAGGGCTTTACGTCAGGTGCACTCGGACACGATCCGCAGGCCGAGCGTGAAAAGCGCCTGCAGGCGTTGGCAGCAAAACGCGCACAGGCACCCGCCGATCCGGCGAACCCGGTCGCGCCAGTTGATGTCGCTTTCAACGAAGTTTTTGCGGGACAGGCAAAGCAGGGTCTCGCGGGAATGGAGGCAGCAATTGCAAAGGGCGGTCTCGATCACCCGGACCAGGCGCAACTGCATCTCGGCGAAGCCTATTACCTCGCTGGTGAGAAGGCGCGGGCCGTCCAGGCGTTTCGTGCGGTTAAAGGCACTGACGGTTCGGCCGATCTCGCTCGTTTATGGGTACTGGTGGCATCGAAATAA
- a CDS encoding energy transducer TonB: MGTKVEGQFPAASGGMERPGRPREFGRKQQNPVRRFGGIAIVLLLHVVLIYALINGLATKVVQVIQHPIETKIIEPVKPPPPPPLPTVQLPPPKFAPPPPPFVPPPEVPVQAPPQPTIAHQAAPVVSAPAVAPPAPPAPPAPTKPVSTEVGVVCPNSDQIRSSIRYPKEAQENNVTGDVVIEFVVDPQGHITNERVAKSADDSSLDRAAFNAVKQFSCVSQGQAVRVQVPFSFNLN, from the coding sequence GTGGGTACGAAAGTTGAAGGGCAATTTCCGGCAGCATCAGGCGGGATGGAAAGGCCGGGACGCCCGCGCGAGTTCGGGCGCAAGCAGCAAAACCCGGTTCGCCGCTTCGGCGGTATCGCCATTGTTTTGCTGCTGCACGTCGTGCTGATCTACGCACTTATCAATGGCCTCGCCACCAAAGTCGTGCAGGTGATCCAGCATCCGATCGAAACGAAAATCATCGAACCGGTAAAGCCGCCGCCTCCGCCGCCGTTGCCGACAGTGCAATTGCCGCCGCCGAAATTCGCGCCACCGCCGCCGCCGTTCGTGCCGCCGCCCGAGGTGCCGGTGCAGGCACCGCCGCAACCGACCATCGCACATCAGGCTGCGCCGGTCGTCTCCGCGCCTGCTGTGGCGCCGCCCGCACCGCCGGCCCCGCCCGCACCGACCAAACCGGTCAGCACGGAAGTCGGCGTCGTGTGCCCGAATTCGGATCAGATCCGTTCGTCGATCCGCTATCCGAAAGAGGCGCAGGAAAACAACGTGACGGGCGACGTCGTGATCGAGTTCGTTGTCGATCCGCAGGGCCATATTACGAATGAGCGGGTTGCGAAGTCCGCAGACGATTCGTCACTGGATCGCGCTGCCTTCAACGCAGTCAAGCAGTTCTCGTGCGTTTCCCAAGGCCAGGCTGTCCGTGTGCAAGTTCCGTTCTCGTTCAATTTGAACTGA
- a CDS encoding TonB-dependent receptor: MKQRALALAIKRIIWAELALSAAIAVPAFAQSQPAATGTATASTTAESTPAAAAAAVPGSGAAATSSADSGATTTGKGNVQQLKKFEVTGSLIRQSDKTGFNSVQTITAKDISNSGYTNVSDYLRGTSANSASSWSEGQSSNFAAGGAGLALRGLSEKYTLVLVDGQRVAPYAFASNGTDTFFDLNTLPLNIIDRVEIVKTGAVSQYGSDAIAGVVNIITKHDYQGLQLDGSYGGATQGGEGTTQFSVLGGFGDLNSDRFNVTAAASYYHSNGFTLADRDTTQNQDFTNKAGGLSLLAPSFWQTANGPQALIGGCPSGGSVRDASTNYYTQTAGTVCGANTAESTSISPLVDRLSAKVHADFKIDDRTTAFADLWESNNTTTMNNGVQTVGNAPSTLIWNPATKTLSDFNINVPAGALYNPFGAATPLIYSFPYATSDTTYSNFWRASTGLKGSFTAPNGDWDWAASYSHSQSTVDNTYNNVLNAAALANIYQGNVYNFANPSSTPNGLNGLFMQATNEGISKLDTLDATLSTPTLFKIPTGDVGLGLGAQFLHESEFIGQGAEFTSGEVANPLLQSVSGERNVAAIYYQIDIPIIRNLTFSQSGRYDHYSDFGGAFSPRYALRYQPVSALTMYGSFNRGFRAPTFVENTASTNVGLQQNGNNLVNTVSEGNPNLQPERTKNYNLGFELSPTRTTDVGFDWYKIRVTNVIGQANLPTVIEQNNPSQVVRNPDGSIAYVNLPYENLGYLDTDGFEGTLRQSLKTTVGTFTLSADWAYVNHFKIGLPGQSPINSAGNNLAIEQPFGGSFPRWKGNTELSWAYNKWTTSLTWQYTGPYSQAIVGDGSQSVASYSQFNLYATYTGIKHWTIYAGINNIFNKAPPFDAVWQNGLDQTGYDQSLYNYYGRYAQIGATYKF; the protein is encoded by the coding sequence ATGAAACAACGGGCATTGGCGTTGGCCATCAAAAGAATAATCTGGGCTGAACTGGCGTTGTCGGCTGCAATTGCCGTTCCGGCATTTGCACAAAGCCAGCCGGCCGCAACCGGAACGGCGACGGCTTCAACGACGGCGGAAAGCACGCCGGCTGCGGCTGCGGCGGCGGTTCCTGGATCGGGTGCGGCTGCGACATCGTCTGCGGACAGCGGCGCGACGACGACGGGCAAGGGCAACGTTCAGCAACTGAAGAAGTTTGAAGTGACCGGTTCGCTGATCCGTCAATCAGACAAGACGGGCTTCAATTCGGTTCAGACCATCACCGCAAAAGACATTTCAAATAGCGGCTATACCAACGTATCAGACTATCTGCGCGGCACGTCGGCAAACTCGGCCAGTAGCTGGAGCGAGGGACAAAGCAGTAACTTCGCGGCGGGCGGCGCGGGTCTCGCACTGCGAGGCCTGAGCGAAAAATACACGCTGGTGCTGGTCGATGGTCAACGCGTGGCGCCGTATGCGTTCGCATCGAACGGAACGGATACGTTCTTCGATCTGAATACGTTGCCGCTGAACATTATTGATCGCGTGGAAATCGTGAAAACCGGCGCCGTGTCGCAATATGGCTCCGACGCGATTGCCGGCGTGGTCAACATCATTACGAAACACGACTACCAGGGATTGCAGCTCGACGGCAGCTATGGCGGTGCGACGCAGGGCGGCGAGGGCACGACCCAGTTTAGCGTTCTCGGCGGCTTCGGCGACCTGAATTCCGATCGCTTTAACGTGACGGCGGCAGCGAGTTATTACCACTCGAACGGCTTTACGCTGGCAGACCGCGACACCACGCAGAACCAGGACTTCACGAATAAGGCGGGTGGTCTGTCGTTGCTCGCACCTTCGTTCTGGCAAACGGCGAATGGTCCGCAGGCTCTGATCGGTGGTTGCCCAAGCGGCGGCTCGGTGCGCGACGCGTCGACGAACTACTACACGCAAACGGCCGGCACGGTCTGCGGCGCCAATACGGCGGAAAGCACATCGATCTCGCCGCTGGTGGATCGCCTCAGCGCAAAGGTCCACGCTGACTTCAAGATCGACGACCGGACAACGGCGTTCGCAGATCTTTGGGAAAGCAACAACACCACGACCATGAACAATGGCGTGCAGACCGTCGGCAATGCGCCTTCCACGCTGATCTGGAACCCGGCAACCAAGACGCTCAGCGACTTCAATATCAACGTCCCTGCGGGCGCGTTGTACAACCCGTTCGGGGCGGCTACTCCGCTGATCTACAGTTTCCCGTACGCGACGTCGGACACGACTTACTCGAACTTCTGGCGTGCGTCTACCGGCTTGAAGGGTTCGTTCACCGCGCCGAATGGCGACTGGGACTGGGCAGCGTCGTATAGCCATTCCCAAAGCACGGTCGACAACACGTATAACAACGTGCTGAACGCGGCTGCGCTCGCGAACATCTATCAAGGCAACGTTTATAACTTCGCCAATCCGTCGTCGACGCCGAACGGCCTGAACGGTCTGTTCATGCAGGCCACGAACGAAGGTATCTCGAAGCTCGATACGCTTGACGCGACGCTGTCGACCCCGACGCTCTTCAAGATTCCGACTGGCGACGTTGGCCTCGGTCTCGGCGCACAGTTCCTTCACGAGAGCGAGTTCATTGGCCAGGGCGCAGAGTTCACAAGCGGTGAAGTCGCGAACCCGCTGCTTCAATCGGTGAGCGGCGAGCGCAACGTCGCGGCGATCTATTACCAGATCGACATTCCTATTATCCGTAACCTGACGTTCAGTCAGTCGGGCCGCTACGACCACTATAGCGACTTCGGCGGTGCGTTCTCGCCGCGCTACGCGTTGCGCTATCAGCCGGTTTCGGCGTTGACGATGTACGGCTCTTTTAACCGCGGCTTCCGTGCACCGACGTTCGTGGAAAACACGGCGTCGACAAACGTGGGCTTGCAACAGAACGGCAATAACCTCGTCAATACGGTGTCGGAAGGCAACCCGAATCTGCAACCCGAACGTACGAAGAACTACAACCTCGGCTTCGAACTGTCGCCGACGCGTACGACCGATGTGGGCTTCGACTGGTACAAGATTCGCGTGACCAACGTGATCGGACAGGCCAACCTGCCGACTGTGATCGAACAGAATAATCCGTCGCAAGTGGTCCGCAATCCGGACGGCTCGATTGCTTACGTCAATCTGCCGTACGAGAATCTGGGTTACCTCGACACGGACGGTTTCGAAGGCACGCTGCGTCAGTCGTTGAAGACAACGGTGGGTACATTCACGCTGTCTGCGGACTGGGCTTATGTGAACCACTTCAAGATCGGCCTGCCGGGTCAATCGCCGATCAATTCAGCGGGTAATAACCTTGCGATCGAACAGCCTTTCGGCGGCAGCTTCCCGCGCTGGAAGGGCAACACCGAGTTGAGCTGGGCGTACAACAAGTGGACGACGTCATTGACGTGGCAATACACCGGCCCCTACTCGCAGGCGATTGTCGGCGACGGCTCGCAGAGCGTCGCGTCGTACAGCCAGTTCAACCTGTATGCAACTTACACGGGTATCAAGCACTGGACGATTTACGCCGGTATCAACAACATCTTCAACAAGGCGCCTCCGTTTGACGCCGTCTGGCAGAACGGTCTCGATCAGACCGGTTATGACCAGTCGCTGTACAACTACTATGGCCGTTATGCGCAGATCGGTGCAACGTACAAGTTCTGA
- a CDS encoding ExbD/TolR family protein, whose protein sequence is MGMNVSSGGGSEPDVMVDINTTPLIDVMLVLLIMLIITIPIQTHAIKMNLPVGNPPPPITQPEVVQIDIDFDGTTTWNGQPVPDRAALESRLAQVAAEPVQAEIHLRPNKLAPYKDVAAVMASAQRIGATKIGLIGNEQYMQ, encoded by the coding sequence ATGGGAATGAACGTATCGTCGGGCGGTGGTTCCGAGCCGGACGTAATGGTCGATATCAACACCACGCCGTTGATCGACGTGATGCTGGTGTTGCTGATCATGCTGATCATCACGATTCCGATCCAGACGCACGCGATCAAGATGAACTTGCCGGTGGGTAATCCGCCGCCGCCGATCACGCAGCCGGAAGTGGTGCAGATCGATATCGATTTCGATGGCACGACGACGTGGAACGGACAGCCTGTGCCGGATCGCGCGGCGCTCGAATCCAGGCTTGCGCAAGTCGCGGCGGAACCCGTGCAAGCCGAGATTCATTTGCGGCCGAACAAGCTGGCGCCATACAAGGACGTGGCTGCGGTCATGGCGTCCGCGCAACGAATCGGCGCGACGAAAATCGGGCTGATCGGCAACGAGCAGTACATGCAATAG